GGCGACGCGCGGCCCGACGGGTAACACGCAAacggcggcgggaggcggaggcgggtCCTGCCCCGCCGTTTATTGGgtgcccgggcccggcccgccctGGCCCCGCGGCAGCCGGTACAGCAGGCTGCCGTCGGGCGCCAGCACCTCCCGGCCgtcgcgccccgcgcccccgccccgcgccccgccggcgggcggccccggccccggcgcggtccCGGTGCCGGTGGCGCCCAGCGCCCTGGCGTCCtgccgctgcccgcgccgcggcgACGGGCTCCAGCGGCTCCGCAGCACCCTGCGCGCCTCGTCGGGGCTGACGCCGAAGCCCTCGGCCAGGCGCTGCAGCGGCCACTCCTCGGGCAGCTCCCGCCGCAGGTACCTGCGGGACATGCGCCCCgtgagcggcggcgccgggcggcgcggccccgcgccggccccgcaccCGCCCGCCGCTCACCGCATCTGCTCCATGGCCTGCCGGGTCAGgctgcgccccggcgccgcgccgcgctccgggcACAgctcccgccgcagccgccgcagccgcgccgccgtccgccgcctccgcgccctgCGGGGCACAGCCGtgagcgccgccccggcccggccccagccccagccccaacccccggcgcggccccccgcccgcACCTCTCCGCCTCCTCCAGCGCCGCGTCCGGCGGCTCCGGgtccccgggccgcgccgccgccgcccgccgcgaggCCCCGGCGAGTAgcgcggcgccgcgcagcccccgccgcagCAGCGCCGCcatggccgggccgggctgcaccgggccggggcggagcggagcgcggccgcccccgcgcggctcctcccgcggcccccgggcgccggctccccctgcccccccggagGGGAAGCGctcgggaggggaggggagaggagaggaggccccAGAAGGGGCACGAAGCGCACGAGCAAAGGCCGCAGGCAGGTGTAGCGGGAAGCAGCTTCCCCGCGCCGAGGGGAGAGAGGAGCCACGGAGCGGCTGCCGCTGGGGAGGAGGCTCCACCGCCCTCCCCGGTGGAGGCACGGCCGGGCCCGGCTGGAGGCAGGGGATGCCAACGCCAGCCGACTCCCCTGGCTCTCCCATCTTCTGAAGGGCGCCTGTGCTTACACGTAGATAGATGAAGCTGTCTGGCGTTTCAGCACAGCTGTCAAGTGCTTTCCAAGGCACACAGCAGGATACTCGGTCAGCCCTAGATTCAAGTCAGCAGGAGCAGACAACAGTGATCCTGGGTCTGGCCAGACCAAGCATCCTATGCCAGCAGCCATGGCTAATTAGTACACAGGAGTTCAGAAGCCTGATGCTCCTCATGATGCTGCTTGCCCCTGTGGTACACTGTGACAGACACCCCTTCTGCCCCTGCTCCTTTCTCTGCTTATAAGGCTGTGAAACAGCTGGACAGCTGGGGAACCAGAACTAACAAGCAGAGATAAACCATTGGTGGGGGAGGGCTGCCACGGCTCAGTGGAGGAGGTGTTGGTACTGGGAATATCGATGGAGCTTTGTGAGGAAGGGCCTGACAAGGCTAACCAAGGGAGCCAGCAGAAGCATGGGATCAGCATGGCAGCAATGAGACTCCTCACACTTCCCAATTCCCAGTGCATCAACCTTTGGCTCTTTGGAAACCACCCACTTTCTCCTCTGCCCCTGCAACTAGGATGCTCCTGCTCTTGGGCAGAGACTTCCAGTGGTTACCAGTTCTCAGAGTAACAGTGCAGCATCACCGCTACAGGACTCGGAGCACTTCACAGACTCTGAGCAGTATTTCTAACCCACGTGCTCCTCTCATCCCAGACAAGCCCAAGAGTATCCAGAACTTCCAGGTGTCTGCATGTGGTGCTGGCTCACTGGCTTTCTTGAGTTGCCAAGATCCAGAAACTCAGAACCAAAGTAAGATGGATCTTTGCTGGTCTCTTATGATCAAACAGAAGGATGCACATTTTAACGAACACACCAATAGGATCAGGAGAGCTAGGCAGCCATGGGAACCAACTAAGTTCCCCCAAATGGTCCAGAGGGACACCTAGAGAGAGGGGCACATTTAAACGGATGGCAGGCTTTCAGATTGTATACTCACAACCTTCAGTCTCATTTGTGGCACCAGAGAACCGCTGGCCTCTCACCTGCAGTACCTCGGTTTTGGTGCAGGGTTTGGTAGCTCCTGCAGTCGGTGCTGCCTGGCTCCACAGCCAGCTTGTGTTCTGTGGCTGGAGGCAATGCTGCATCTTGTAGCGTTCATGGTAAGGAACGCTCTGGCCCTGGACGGAGAGGGAGCCCAAGGTGGTAGGATCAAAGCTCTGGGTGGCCGGCAGCTCGGCCTTGGCTGTAGGCTTGCGTATGATCTGTTGTCCTGAAGCCCGGACTGTACCTCCCAGGAGTGAGAGGGGGATGAGTGTCATTAAACTGTGGGCCTCCTGTCCCCTGAACATACGCTGAACGAATTGCGCCTGGAAGGAAAGCAAGCAGTCATGGCTTAGTTCTGGAAGGCCTGTCAAGGGACAGGAAGGAAAAATGTTCTCTAACCAGCTACAGGTACTCACTAACATATCTCCCTGCATTTTCTCCTCTAAACATTCCACAATCACAGTCTTAGATTCAAGTCATCTGAGGCCAAAAGGCATCCCTGCGGTTGCCTGTTTGATCTGCCTACaacagtgctcaaagactcctaTGTTCTGCCCATCACATCTGTCCGAGCTGGAGCAGGGTTTGTGAAAAGGAACGCCAGATCTGGCTGGAAAGACTCCTGTGATGAAAAATCTGACCCATTCCCAGATAATTCTTCACTCTTGAAAAATTCACCCAAGTTTTAGGCTGAGTTTGTGGTTTCAGGTTCCATTCTGCTTTGTCTGGTAGAGTAAAAGGCAGCTACTATCAGTTCTTACAGAACAATCAAACCACATCTTAGACTTCTTTTTGTTAAATTAAATGAATTAATTCAAATTTCTAGTGAGGCACTAGAAGACTCCTAGGTCCTGAATAATTCCTGCAACTCTTGTGTCTGAGTTTCTCAGCATCCTTCTGAGGTGTGTTATCCTTCCAGCCAAGAGCAGAAGGCCTTTCTGGAAGCAGTCAGTGCCAGTGGAAGAGGCATTGGCCCTTGCAgggtttttcattatttgctggcCCACAACTAGCATTTCCCCAACATATCAGGTTCAGCTTCAGTGCTCTGTAACAACCCTTAAAGCCTTGCGGAGTCCACAGATGACAGACTGCTGGCTTCCTCCTCATCTGATTTTAGACCAGTAGCACCAGTAGCCCGGTTTTGGAATTGGTTTGGTAGCCAAGACCCAGTTTGAGACAATCAAACAGATCTCCTTAACTTTGGGTGCAATCCTTTGTGAAGCCCAGCATTCTTCAGCTGTGCACCTTGTGAGAATCTAGGATATGGCAGCAGTATCTTTACCACAGCAAAACCAAGGGCTTACACTATAACATGCTCTTGCAGAGTGATGATGACTCTGAAGGGGGAGCCCTACACCGAGGGCTGAGTCCTATGGTGTTTTAAGAGCGTGCACTGACTTACTGTTAGAAAACATGCAGTGGACTGATCACCCCCCCTGTGAGGGGGGCTGACATTATGTAAATGGCAAGGGGTTTTGGGAGAGGCATCTTTTACAGTGCAGAATTCactgaaggactttttttttttttttttgacctccCTACGCTTCCCTTCAGTCCCTCTTTGTTTTGTGTTCCTTTACCATGCTCCTAGCATGTTAGTGCTCCTAGCTGCTAAAAGCTTAACCTGGAGTTCACTTTATTTAGCTAGAAGAATCACGTTACTGCACCGAAGAAGCAGGTTACGCTAAACTGCATGCTGGGAACAGCAGTGTCCAAAAGGCAATATtgtcatagaaaaaaaaagtgcccctGCAGTCTGTTCTTTGGAATGCCAGTGAGAAGGATCTTCTCGGGGAAGGGTGCTCAGGGGCTCTCATGCAGGCAACTGGCATGCCCCAGGGTGCCCATTTGCAATgtgaaaaaaattacttaaacATACAAAAACCCAAGGACCCAGAGTCTACGCTGGATCTCATTTAACTCAGCCACACCAAAGATGCTCAATGCCCATGATTCATTCCTCTTGCTCCTACTGTGAATGTCTGTCTCCTATGGTGGCCTTACAGGATGGATCTGAGCAATCTTCTGTTACCTGGTTCTTGGAGATAACAGTGCAGGCGCAGTGGTTGTTCATTGATCTATGAATTGCAGGGATCAGCCAGGAGAGCTGATCTATGATGCCTAGACTTCGGATGAGGTTCTCACGCTGCAGAAGAGCCTTTACTCTTTTCTGCTCCTCCTTTTCCACAATATCCTGAGGTTGCATAGAGTCATACTGCATTTGTTGCATCTTAGGAAAGAAACACCTGCATTATAGCAAAGTTGAAGCCACAGGTAATGCACAAGAGAGAAAAAGCCACAGACTGCACTAGAGAGGCCTAGAGA
This Apteryx mantelli isolate bAptMan1 chromosome 15, bAptMan1.hap1, whole genome shotgun sequence DNA region includes the following protein-coding sequences:
- the NGRN gene encoding neugrin, encoding MAALLRRGLRGAALLAGASRRAAAARPGDPEPPDAALEEAERARRRRTAARLRRLRRELCPERGAAPGRSLTRQAMEQMRYLRRELPEEWPLQRLAEGFGVSPDEARRVLRSRWSPSPRRGQRQDARALGATGTGTAPGPGPPAGGARGGGAGRDGREVLAPDGSLLYRLPRGQGGPGPGTQ